One part of the Cystobacter ferrugineus genome encodes these proteins:
- a CDS encoding class I SAM-dependent methyltransferase → MLKKNLHEANRLSWNAATRAHNSHKGDQARFLREGGSTLFPEELELLGDLRGRSLLHLQCNSGQDTLSLAARGALVTGVDISDEAISFARRLSADSGLPGTFERADVYDWLASAPPARYDLVFSSYGAISWLSDLGPWAEGISRVLEPGGRFVLVEFHPVLWLFDEKLRLAFPYSGGQHVPEASGVSDYVARSGENLVSWGYEEGVRDFQNPHPSHCFQWGLADLLNPLLRHGLALERLEEYCYSNGCKVLEGMREAPGHRFLLPEGIPDLPLMFGLSARRTG, encoded by the coding sequence ATGTTGAAAAAGAACCTGCACGAGGCCAACCGCCTCTCCTGGAACGCCGCCACCCGAGCCCACAACAGCCACAAGGGCGATCAGGCCCGCTTCCTCCGCGAGGGCGGCTCCACGCTCTTCCCCGAGGAGCTCGAGTTGCTCGGGGACCTGCGCGGACGCTCACTTCTGCATCTGCAGTGCAACTCCGGACAGGACACCCTCAGCCTCGCCGCCCGTGGCGCCCTCGTCACCGGCGTGGACATCAGTGACGAGGCCATCTCCTTCGCACGCCGCCTGTCCGCCGACTCGGGCCTGCCCGGCACCTTCGAGCGCGCCGATGTCTACGACTGGCTCGCCTCCGCCCCTCCGGCCCGCTACGACCTCGTCTTCAGCTCCTATGGCGCCATCTCCTGGCTGTCGGACCTCGGGCCCTGGGCCGAGGGCATCTCCCGCGTCCTCGAGCCCGGCGGCCGCTTCGTCCTCGTCGAGTTCCACCCCGTCCTCTGGCTCTTCGACGAGAAGCTGCGCCTGGCCTTCCCCTACTCCGGTGGCCAGCACGTCCCCGAGGCCAGCGGCGTGTCCGACTACGTCGCCCGCTCCGGCGAGAACCTGGTGTCCTGGGGCTACGAGGAGGGCGTGCGCGACTTCCAGAACCCCCACCCCAGCCACTGCTTCCAGTGGGGGCTCGCGGACCTCCTCAACCCGCTGCTGCGCCACGGGCTCGCGCTCGAGCGGCTCGAGGAGTACTGCTACAGCAACGGATGCAAGGTGCTCGAGGGCATGCGCGAAGCCCCCGGGCACCGCTTCCTGCTGCCCGAGGGGATCCCCGACCTGCCCTTGATGTTCGGCCTGTCGGCCCGAAGGACCGGGTGA
- a CDS encoding peptidylprolyl isomerase, translated as MNPNQKSAQPAKKPFAFPMSMSLARKAEKGGPVELPPVTAPSLEGLSVTVPAPEPISAQQIQARFQELARAYATERMRSRTEPIAWGDEVLVNIAGYSNGRLIPFSVRADAWITLAPAPLLPGLYEELVGHMPGENVLVNITLGEDYPIEALRGQLARFAVQLQAAREVTYPDPSSPEFLKAFGRGNTVEAATRAVLKELEEMTVRLLQLRAQEMVLDEVAARTQVDIPEALVDEEVRRRWGSSEGRAVTDLKFTVKQQEESLQTWLSDEPTRDAVRQRLRIALALGAICTRDGVTLTPAKVQEVIQAEATSLGVPLAQASAALREDPQQYARIEQVAWHLMAVSYVMSKAQVHFAGA; from the coding sequence ATGAACCCGAACCAGAAATCCGCTCAGCCCGCCAAGAAGCCCTTCGCGTTTCCAATGTCCATGTCGCTGGCGCGCAAGGCCGAGAAGGGCGGTCCGGTGGAGCTGCCTCCGGTGACCGCGCCTTCCCTGGAGGGCCTCTCCGTCACCGTGCCCGCCCCGGAGCCCATCTCCGCCCAGCAGATCCAGGCGCGCTTCCAGGAGCTGGCACGTGCGTACGCCACCGAGCGCATGCGTTCGCGCACCGAGCCCATCGCCTGGGGCGATGAGGTGCTGGTCAACATCGCGGGGTATTCGAATGGCCGCCTCATTCCCTTCAGCGTGCGCGCCGATGCCTGGATTACGCTCGCGCCCGCCCCCCTGCTGCCCGGCCTGTACGAGGAGCTGGTGGGCCACATGCCGGGGGAGAACGTGCTGGTGAACATCACCCTGGGCGAGGACTACCCCATCGAGGCGCTGCGCGGTCAGCTCGCGCGCTTCGCCGTCCAGCTCCAGGCCGCGCGCGAGGTGACGTACCCGGATCCGTCCAGCCCGGAGTTCCTCAAGGCCTTTGGCCGGGGGAACACGGTGGAGGCGGCGACGCGTGCCGTGTTGAAGGAGCTGGAGGAGATGACCGTGCGGTTGCTGCAACTCCGGGCCCAGGAGATGGTGCTCGATGAGGTGGCCGCCCGCACGCAGGTGGACATTCCCGAGGCGCTCGTCGACGAGGAGGTCCGCCGCCGCTGGGGCTCGAGCGAGGGCCGCGCCGTGACCGACCTCAAGTTCACCGTGAAGCAGCAGGAGGAGTCGCTGCAGACGTGGCTGAGTGACGAGCCCACCCGGGACGCGGTCCGGCAGCGGCTGCGCATCGCCCTGGCGCTGGGCGCCATCTGCACGCGCGACGGCGTCACCCTCACTCCGGCCAAGGTGCAGGAAGTCATCCAGGCCGAGGCCACCTCCCTCGGGGTTCCGCTGGCTCAGGCCTCCGCCGCCCTGCGCGAGGATCCGCAGCAGTACGCCCGCATCGAGCAGGTGGCCTGGCACCTGATGGCGGTCTCGTACGTCATGAGCAAGGCCCAGGTGCACTTCGCGGGCGCCTGA
- a CDS encoding OmpA family protein: MSPTLFLNPRTAFLLGALVASPALAQTPVKTFDLEQVTLSPGGQHSLVLTTGDVLEKGQLRLFLAAQYQHKPLVFVRNDEIQGAVVGRRWSAHLGVAYGLTDSVELALQLPVILSQGGDDLSAQGIAPVAGTVLGAPVLQGRIVLARQSDSAVGDIGLNLGLSLPIGSSTGLTQDPGAGLAFNPGIGFGHNFGSLLRVGAEVGAVIRQSERLSSYSNRIIDQVGSYATLGATVSTLGDGLRGEVTARALVALTQTMSAGEVLVGARYPLPLNLEVFALAGPGIGKMPGNPAFRAFAGLAFRPFPSKPREEPKETPQEPTPVVCPACPVCPTPAPAPEPTPCPAPPPPAPPPPADSDKDGIPDVDDACPLKPGVPAHEGCPPPEPPKPPYAEYEEARISIKDQVRFATGKSDILPESFPLLDEVAKILKEHPELVRLRIGGHTDNRGTREFNIKLSQDRAEAVRRYLVERGVAPARLEAKGYGPDQPIATNDTAEGRQRNRRTEFISNSKKK, encoded by the coding sequence ATGAGCCCAACGCTTTTCCTGAACCCTAGAACTGCCTTCCTGCTCGGCGCGCTCGTTGCTTCCCCGGCGCTCGCGCAGACCCCCGTCAAGACCTTCGACCTCGAGCAGGTGACGCTCAGCCCGGGAGGCCAGCACTCGCTCGTGCTCACCACCGGTGACGTCCTGGAGAAGGGTCAACTCCGCCTCTTTCTCGCCGCCCAGTACCAGCACAAGCCCCTGGTGTTCGTGCGCAACGACGAGATCCAGGGCGCGGTCGTCGGCCGTCGCTGGAGCGCCCACCTCGGCGTCGCGTACGGCCTCACCGACAGCGTGGAGCTGGCGCTGCAACTGCCCGTGATCCTCTCTCAGGGGGGCGACGACCTGTCCGCCCAGGGCATCGCGCCGGTCGCCGGTACGGTGCTCGGCGCGCCCGTGCTGCAGGGCCGCATCGTGCTCGCGCGCCAGTCCGACTCGGCGGTGGGCGACATCGGCCTCAACCTGGGCCTGTCGCTGCCCATCGGGAGCAGCACCGGGCTCACGCAAGACCCGGGGGCTGGGCTCGCCTTCAACCCCGGGATCGGGTTCGGCCACAACTTCGGGTCGCTCCTCCGGGTGGGCGCGGAGGTGGGCGCGGTGATCCGCCAGAGCGAGAGGCTCTCGAGCTACTCCAATCGGATCATCGACCAGGTGGGCAGCTACGCCACCCTGGGGGCCACCGTCTCCACGCTGGGAGATGGGCTGCGCGGCGAGGTGACGGCCCGCGCGCTCGTGGCGCTCACGCAGACCATGAGCGCGGGAGAGGTGCTCGTCGGCGCCCGCTATCCGCTGCCTCTGAACCTGGAGGTGTTCGCGCTGGCGGGTCCAGGCATCGGCAAGATGCCGGGCAACCCGGCGTTCCGCGCCTTCGCGGGCCTCGCCTTCCGTCCCTTCCCCTCCAAGCCGAGGGAAGAGCCCAAGGAGACGCCGCAGGAGCCCACGCCCGTCGTCTGCCCCGCCTGCCCCGTCTGCCCGACCCCCGCGCCGGCGCCGGAGCCGACCCCGTGCCCGGCCCCTCCTCCGCCGGCCCCGCCCCCGCCCGCGGACTCCGACAAGGACGGCATCCCCGACGTGGACGACGCCTGCCCGCTCAAGCCCGGTGTCCCCGCCCACGAGGGCTGCCCGCCGCCCGAGCCCCCGAAGCCTCCGTACGCCGAGTACGAGGAGGCTCGTATCTCCATCAAGGATCAGGTCCGCTTCGCCACCGGCAAGTCCGACATCCTGCCCGAGTCCTTCCCCCTCCTCGATGAGGTGGCCAAGATCCTCAAGGAGCACCCGGAGCTCGTCCGGCTGCGGATCGGCGGCCACACCGACAACCGCGGCACGCGCGAGTTCAACATCAAGCTCTCGCAGGATCGCGCGGAGGCGGTGCGCCGCTACCTCGTCGAGCGCGGCGTGGCGCCGGCGCGCCTCGAGGCGAAGGGCTACGGACCGGACCAGCCCATCGCCACCAACGATACCGCGGAGGGCCGCCAGAGGAACCGCCGCACCGAGTTCATCTCCAACAGCAAGAAGAAGTAA